A genomic region of Nymphaea colorata isolate Beijing-Zhang1983 chromosome 2, ASM883128v2, whole genome shotgun sequence contains the following coding sequences:
- the LOC116248345 gene encoding aquaporin TIP3-1-like isoform X2 → MNSHEGKISVSQAGPLVYTFSLRGLQPKRPHLHVSEGPPTAPVLSISLPPAAGGIRFRSAFLHIVHQQGGPGEDLGVVEGLLDLSPTMRRFAVGRAEDATHPDTIRAALSEFISTLIFVFAAEGAVLAHGRLHDDSAFMHYKSFFITLSIGVLLFLRNKLTKGTSSMAGLVAVALASALALFVAVAVGFNTSGGHVNPAVTFGALVGGRLSLLRAFLYWVAQLLGAVVASLLLRFTTHGMRPYGFSVAAGEGEVPALVLEIIMTFALVYTFYATAIDPKRGTMGTIAPLAIGLILGANILAGGPFDGASMNPARAFGPSLVGWRWRNHWIYWVGPLLGGGLAGLVYEFLMIPTEPPRTHQPLAPEDY, encoded by the exons ATGAACAGCCATGAAGGGAAGATAAGTGTAAGCCAGGCAGGTCCCCTTGTTTACACATTTTCACTACGTGGCCTGCAGCCAAAACGACCACATCTCCATGTGTCCGAAGGACCTCCCACAGCACCAGTGTTAAGTATATCCCTTCCTCCGGCCGCCGGGGGCATTCGATTTCGATCTGCTTTCCTTCATATCGTTCACCAGCAAGGAGGTCCAGGAGAAGATCTCGGCGTCGTTGAAGGGCTACTAGATTTGTCTCCGACCATGCGCCGGTTTGCAGTGGGACGGGCGGAAGACGCCACCCACCCTGACACCATACGTGCAGCTCTGTCCGAGTTCATCTCCACCCTCATCTTCGTTTTCGCAGCCGAAGGGGCCGTTCTTGCTCATGGTAGATTGCACGATGACAGCGCCTTCATGCACTATAAATCTTTCTTCATAACATTGTCGATCggtgttcttctttttcttcgta ACAAGTTGACGAAGGGAACGTCATCCATGGCGGGGCTGGTCGCCGTAGCATTAGCTAGCGCGTTGGCCCTCTTTGTCGCCGTGGCTGTTGGGTTCAATACATCAGGCGGCCATGTCAACCCAGCCGTCACCTTTGGAGCTCTTGTGGGTGGTCGGCTTTCCCTCCTCCGTGCCTTCCTCTACTGGGTTGCTCAGCTCTTGGGTGCCGTCGTGGCCTCTCTCTTGCTCAGATTTACAACTCATGGCATG AGACCATACGGGTTCTCAGTCGCCGCCGGCGAAGGAGAGGTGCCGGCGCTGGTGTTGGAGATAATCATGACGTTTGCGCTGGTCTACACCTTCTACGCGACGGCCATAGATCCTAAGAGAGGGACGATGGGGACGATAGCTCCGCTGGCAATCGGTCTAATACTGGGTGCCAACATCTTGGCAGGTGGCCCTTTTGATGGAGCGTCCATGAACCCAGCGCGAGCCTTTGGCCCGTCGCTGGTGGGCTGGCGGTGGAGGAACCACTGGATCTACTGGGTCGGACCTCTTTTGGGTGGGGGGCTAGCTGGGCTCGTCTACGAGTTCCTTATGATCCCCACCGAGCCCCCACGCACGCACCAGCCTCTGGCTCCTGAAGATTACTAG
- the LOC116248594 gene encoding deoxyuridine 5'-triphosphate nucleotidohydrolase: MLLLPTTFAKAAIPFVPTFRRPSSPHFVLSGCRSTMVANGEERKAAVDAEGDLPATKIRKVVQSYGDSHRALFLRVKKLSPNAVLPSRGSPLAAGYDLSSAVATSVPARGKALVATDLSIAIPEGTYARIAPRSGLAWKHSIDVGAGVIDADYRGPVGVILFNHSDSDFQVNAGDRIAQLVLEKIVTPDVCEVEDLDSTARGTGGFGSTGVCKATTGL, encoded by the exons ATGCTCCTCCTACCCACCACATTTGCGAAGGCCGCCATTCCTTTTGTGCCCACCTTCCGCCGCCCCTCTTCTCCCCATTTTGTTCTGTCGGGCTGCCGCTCGACGATGGTTGCAAACGGAGAAGAACGAAAAGCTGCTGTTGATGCGGAAGGGGATCTGCCCGCAACCAAGATCCGGAAGGTCGTTCAGAGCTACGGAGATTCCCATCGTGCCCTATTCCTGAgggtgaagaagctttctccAAATGCCGTGCTGCCATCTAGGGGTTCACCTCTTGCCGCAGGCTACGATCTCTCCAG TGCCGTCGCGACGAGTGTTCCAGCAAGGGGGAAGGCTCTTGTAGCCACCGATTTGAGCATTGCCATACCGGAGGGAACTTATGCAAGAATTG CACCCCGTTCCGGATTGGCTTGGAAGCACTCGATTGATGTGGGTGCCGGGGTCATTGATGCTGATTACCGTGGACCAGTTGGAGTTATCCTCTTCAATCATTCCGATTCAGACTTCCAAGTGAACGCCGGAGACAGGATTGCCCAACTCGTTCTCGAGAAGATCGTGACACCTGATGTCTGTGAGGTCGAGGATCTCGACTCCACTGCCAGAGGAACTGGGGGCTTCGGCTCTACCGGTGTCTGTAAAGCGACAACTGGACTTTAA
- the LOC116248034 gene encoding uncharacterized protein LOC116248034: MGGGGAEETVAGGGQEGEGQKEQQRDKLLYPDDKDLLYEEEIQRNPFTLKLWWRYLIAHAESPFRRRSVIYERALRALPGSYKLWHAYLLERLKQVKHLPVTHPRYESLNNTFERALVTMHKMPVIWIMYLTSLTQQQYVTRTRHAFDRALRSLPVTQHDRIWDKYLTFVGQKGVPIETSLRVYRRYLKFDPTHIEDFIDFLLRSGLWQEAAERLAGVLNDESFRSIQGKTRHQLWLELCDLLTKHACEVSGLKVDAIIRGGIRQFTDEVGRLWTSLADYYIRRGMYEKARDIYEEGMRTVITVRDFGMIFDSYTQYEESMLAAKMETLDIEEEGGEQFGGENGAGEKVDGEDGGAGGDRTDLRGFWLSDENDIDLRLARLEHLMDRRPEIVSSVLLRQNPHNVHEWHKRVKLFKNNPERQIMTFTEAVKTVDPMKAVGKPHTLWVAFAKLYENHKDLANARVVFERAVQVNYKALDDLASIWCEWAEMELRHKNFKGALGLLRRATAEPSVEVKRRVAADGNEPVQMRLHRSLKLWTFYLDIEESLGNLDSTREVYERILDLRIATPQIIINYAFLLEENKYFEDAFKVYERGVKIFKYPHVKDIWVTYLSKFVKRYGKSKLERARELFEQAVRTAPAEDVKPLYLQYAKLEEDFGLAKSAMKVYDQATKAVPDHEKMKMYEIYIARAAEIFGVPKTRQIYEQAIESGLPDKDVKTMSMKYADLEKSLGEIDRARGIYNFAAQFADPRSDTDFWNTWHEFEVQHGNEDTFREMLRVKRTVSASFSQRHNILPEYLMQKEQKQIAEEAADKHDQMAALERQLASPAVEAVPKDGMRALGFVSGGVEGQVGTGGGGNMIANPEDIELEEDGEDDFDERVEVAQKDVPIAVFGDLAKKVEADKSQNNASEDVKEARPLGALERLKKRQKT; encoded by the exons atgggaggaggaggagctgaGGAGACAGTAGCAGGAGGAGGGCAGGAGGGAGAAGGGCAGAAGGAGCAGCAGCGGGATAAGCTTCTGTACCCTGATGACAAAGACCTGCTCTACGAGGAGGAGATCCAGCGGAACCCCTTCACGCTGAAGCTGTGGTGGCGCTACCTCATCGCTCACGCCGAGTCCCCTTTCCGCCGCCGCTCCGTCATCTACGAGCGTGCCCTCCGCGCCCTGCCGGGCAGCTACAAGCTATGGCATGCCTACTTGCTGGAGCGGCTGAAGCAGGTGAAGCACCTCCCCGTTACCCACCCGCGCTACGAGTCCCTCAACAACACCTTCGAACGAGCCCTCGTCACCATGCACAAGATGCCCGTCATCTGGATCATGTATCTCACTTCCCTCACCCAACAGCAGTATGTCACACGCACTCGCCACGCCTTCGACCGCGCTCTCCGCTCCCTCCCCGTCACCCAGCACGACCGCATCTGGGACAAGTATTTGACGTTCGTTGGCCAGAAGGGCGTCCCCATTGAGACCTCCCTCCGCGTCTACCGCCGGTACCTCAAATTCGACCCTACCCATATTGAGGACTTCATCGACTTCCTTCTTCGCTCTGGCCTCTGGCAGGAGGCCGCCGAGCGCCTCGCCGGCGTCCTCAACGATGAAAGCTTCCGTTCCATCCAGGGCAAGACAAGACACCAGCTCTGGCTCGAACTCTGCGACCTGCTTACCAAACACGCCTGCGAGGTCTCTGGGTTGAAGGTGGATGCCATCATTCGGGGTGGGATCAGGCAATTCACTGACGAGGTTGGCCGGCTATGGACCTCGCTTGCCGACTACTACATCCGCCGAGGGATGTACGAGAAGGCCAGGGATATATACGAAGAGGGCATGCGGACAGTGATCACCGTAAGGGATTTTGGAATGATCTTTGACTCGTATACCCAATACGAAGAGAGTATGCTTGCTGCGAAGATGGAGACATTGGACATCGAAGAAGAGGGGGGAGAACAATTTGGTGGTGAAAATGGTGCTGGTGAGAAGGTGGATGGAGAGGATGGTGGCGCTGGAGGCGATAGGACAGACCTACGCGGGTTCTGGTTGTCGGACGAGAATGACATTGACCTCCGCTTGGCGAGGTTGGAGCACCTGATGGACCGGAGGCCGGAGATTGTTAGCAGCGTCCTTCTGCGCCAAAATCCTCACAATGTGCACGAGTGGCATAAGCGGGTGAAGCTATTCAAGAATAATCCAGAGCGGCAGATCATGACGTTCACAGAGGCGGTGAAGACGGTGGATCCGATGAAGGCTGTGGGTAAGCCTCACACTCTCTGGGTTGCTTTTGCCAAGCTGTACGAGAACCACAAGGATTTGGCAAATGCGAGAGTGGTGTTTGAGAGGGCCGTGCAGGTTAACTACAAGGCTCTTGATGATCTTGCAAGCATTTGGTGCGAGTGGGCGGAAATGGAGCTTAGACATAAGAATTTCAAAGGGGCGTTAGGTCTTCTTAGACGTGCAACTGCTGAGCCATCTGTCGAGGTTAAGAGGAGAG TTGCTGCTGATGGGAACGAGCCAGTACAAATGAGGCTTCACAGGTCTTTGAAGTTGTGGACGTTTTACCTTGATATAGAAGAAAGCTTGGGGAATCTGGATTCAACACGAGAAGTATATGAAAGAATACTTGATCTGAGAATAGCAACCCCACAAATTATAATAAACTATGCATTTCTTCTAGAG GAGaataaatattttgaagatgCATTTAAGGTCTATGAGAGAGgtgtcaaaattttcaaatatccaCATGTGAAAGATATTTGGGTCACCTATTTATCGAAGTTTGTGAAGAGATATGGAAAGTCAAAACTAGAACGAGCAAGGGAATTATTTGAGCAAGCGGTTAGGACG GCTCCTGCTGAAGATGTCAAGCCACTTTATCTTCAATATGCAAAATTGGAGGAGGATTTTGGTCTAGCAAAGAGTGCAATGAAAGTTTACGATCAAGCAACAAAGGCTGTACCAgatcatgagaaaatgaaaatgtacgAAATATACATTGCACGTGCAGCTGAAATATTTGGTGTTCCTAAGACACGGCAGATTTATGAG CAAGCAATTGAATCGGGACTTCCAGATAAAGATGTGAAGACAATGAGCATGAAATATGCTGACCTTGAGAAGAGTCTAGGAGAGATTGATCGTGCTCGTGGTATATACAATTTTGCTGCACAGTTTGCTGATCCACGTTCTGATACTGATTTCTGGAACACTTGGCATGAGTTTGAGGTGCAGCATGGTAATGAGGATACATTCCGTGAGATGCTTCGTGTGAAACGTACAGTATCAGCAAGCTTTAGCCag AGACATAATATTCTTCCGGAGTATTTGATGCAGAAGGAGCAAAAGCAAATTGCTGAAGAAGCAGCTGACAAACATGACCAAATGGCAGCTCTGGAGAGGCAGTTAGCCTCTCCGGCCGTTGAAGCAGTTCCTAAGGATGGTATGAGGGCATTGGGTTTTGTAAGTGGTGGTGTGGAAGGTCAAGTTGGCACTGGTGGAGGAGGAAATATGATAGCAAATCCTGAAGATATCGAGTTAGAAGAAGATGGTGAAGATGACTTTGATGAAAGAGTTGAAGTTGCACAAAAGGATGTCCCTATTGCTGTTTTTGGGGACTTGGCCAAAAAAGTCGAGGCTGATAAATCTCAGAATAATGCTTCTGAAGATGTTAAAGAAGCTAGACCTCTTGGCGCTCTTGAGAGACtcaagaaaagacaaaagacTTAG
- the LOC116248345 gene encoding aquaporin TIP3-1-like isoform X1: MNSHEGKISVSQAGPLVYTFSLRGLQPKRPHLHVSEGPPTAPVLSISLPPAAGGIRFRSAFLHIVHQQGGPGEDLGVVEGLLDLSPTMRRFAVGRAEDATHPDTIRAALSEFISTLIFVFAAEGAVLAHDKLTKGTSSMAGLVAVALASALALFVAVAVGFNTSGGHVNPAVTFGALVGGRLSLLRAFLYWVAQLLGAVVASLLLRFTTHGMRPYGFSVAAGEGEVPALVLEIIMTFALVYTFYATAIDPKRGTMGTIAPLAIGLILGANILAGGPFDGASMNPARAFGPSLVGWRWRNHWIYWVGPLLGGGLAGLVYEFLMIPTEPPRTHQPLAPEDY, encoded by the exons ATGAACAGCCATGAAGGGAAGATAAGTGTAAGCCAGGCAGGTCCCCTTGTTTACACATTTTCACTACGTGGCCTGCAGCCAAAACGACCACATCTCCATGTGTCCGAAGGACCTCCCACAGCACCAGTGTTAAGTATATCCCTTCCTCCGGCCGCCGGGGGCATTCGATTTCGATCTGCTTTCCTTCATATCGTTCACCAGCAAGGAGGTCCAGGAGAAGATCTCGGCGTCGTTGAAGGGCTACTAGATTTGTCTCCGACCATGCGCCGGTTTGCAGTGGGACGGGCGGAAGACGCCACCCACCCTGACACCATACGTGCAGCTCTGTCCGAGTTCATCTCCACCCTCATCTTCGTTTTCGCAGCCGAAGGGGCCGTTCTTGCTCATG ACAAGTTGACGAAGGGAACGTCATCCATGGCGGGGCTGGTCGCCGTAGCATTAGCTAGCGCGTTGGCCCTCTTTGTCGCCGTGGCTGTTGGGTTCAATACATCAGGCGGCCATGTCAACCCAGCCGTCACCTTTGGAGCTCTTGTGGGTGGTCGGCTTTCCCTCCTCCGTGCCTTCCTCTACTGGGTTGCTCAGCTCTTGGGTGCCGTCGTGGCCTCTCTCTTGCTCAGATTTACAACTCATGGCATG AGACCATACGGGTTCTCAGTCGCCGCCGGCGAAGGAGAGGTGCCGGCGCTGGTGTTGGAGATAATCATGACGTTTGCGCTGGTCTACACCTTCTACGCGACGGCCATAGATCCTAAGAGAGGGACGATGGGGACGATAGCTCCGCTGGCAATCGGTCTAATACTGGGTGCCAACATCTTGGCAGGTGGCCCTTTTGATGGAGCGTCCATGAACCCAGCGCGAGCCTTTGGCCCGTCGCTGGTGGGCTGGCGGTGGAGGAACCACTGGATCTACTGGGTCGGACCTCTTTTGGGTGGGGGGCTAGCTGGGCTCGTCTACGAGTTCCTTATGATCCCCACCGAGCCCCCACGCACGCACCAGCCTCTGGCTCCTGAAGATTACTAG
- the LOC116248807 gene encoding WAT1-related protein At3g02690, chloroplastic, with translation MASATCGGLLLHRRYLNLPYTRSSINYHPKPRGSRPWCSPTSTNLKNLRIMTRPKESAPLRITSSGKPSSEMESPPVDCVGTGLNVECVVVPEEKTKLVSGLNVKKPEEEAESNLFSQALEWAVLISPFFFWGTAMVAMKEVLPKAGPFFVAAFRLIPSGLLLVGYASYSKRKPPSGFMAWLSVALFGLVDAACFQGFLAEGLQRTSAGLGSVIIDSQPLTVAILASLLFGETIDGVGAAGLVLGVIGLLLLELPVLTFNGSSTLWGSGEWWMLLAAQSMAIGTVMVRWVSKYSDPVMATGWHMVIGGLPLLAISILNHDPAITGSLRELTLNDLSALAYTSIFGSAISYGVYFYNATKGSLTQLSSLTFLTPMFASIFGYLYLDETFSTAQLVGAAVTLIGIYMVNFRRGSHTDE, from the exons ATGGCCTCGGCTACCTGCGGTGGCTTGCTTCTCCATCGCCGTTATCTAAACCTTCCTTACACGCGTAGTTCCATCAACTACCATCCAAAACCTCGGGGAAGTCGACCATGGTGCTCACCAACCTCCACCAACTTGAAGAATTTGAGAATTATGACAAGGCCCAAGGAGTCCGCACCTCTCAGAATCACAAGCAGTGGAAAGCCCAGTTCGGAAATGGAGTCCCCTCCCGTCGACTGCGTGGGAACAGGTCTAAACGTCGAGTGCGTTGTGGTTCCCGAGGAGAAAACAAAGTTGGTTTCCGGCTTGAATGTTAAGAAAccggaggaggaggcggagtCCAATCTCTTCTCCCAAGCCTTGGAGTGGGCAGTCCTGATTTCGCCATTTTTCTTCTGGGGAACGGCGATGGTGGCAATGAAGGAGGTCCTTCCTAAGGCGGGACCATTCTTTGTAGCGGCTTTCAGGTTGATACCGTCGGGTTTGCTTTTGGTGGGTTATGCGAGCTACAGCAAGAGGAAACCTCCTTCCGGCTTCATGGCATGGTTGTCCGTTGCGCTGTTCGGACTGGTGGATGCCGCTTGTTTTCAG gggTTTCTTGCTGAAGGATTGCAGAGGACGTCAGCTGGATTGGGGAGC GTTATCATTGATTCACAGCCTTTGACGGTAGCAATCCTTGCATCTCTGCTGTTCGGGGAGACCATTGATGGGGTTGGAGCTGCTGGCCTTGTCCTTGGCGTTATTGGTCTACTACTGCTTGAG CTTCCTGTACTGACTTTTAATGGTAGCTCAACTCTGTGGGGCAGTGGAGAATGGTGGATGCTCCTCGCTGCCCAAAGCATGGCGATTGGAACCGTAATGGTGCGGTGGGTGTCTAAATATTCTGATCCAGTCATGGCAACTGGATGG CATATGGTTATTGGAGGACTGCCTCTTTTGGCTATCTCTATACTAAATCATGATCCAGCGATTACTGGAAGTCTTAGGGAGCTTACACTCAATGATCTTTCAGCACTTGCCTATACATCTATATTTGGAAGTGCCATCAGCTATGGGGTCTACTTTTACAATGCAACTAAAG GTAGCCTGACACAGCTGAGCTCACTTACGTTTCTAACACCAATGTTTGCATCCATCTTCGG ATATTTGTATCTGGACGAGACATTCTCGACAGCACAACTGGTTGGAGCTGCTGTCACTCTAATTGGCATTTACATGGTTAATTTTCGCCGCGGCAGTCACACAGATGAGTGA
- the LOC116248274 gene encoding NDR1/HIN1-like protein 6 has translation MADQQRVYPYDVEARPTAPLAPRNALISEKGDPSTPPRIPSYGRRPPPLIFSPPPRRSSNCCCRCLCCFFCVLLVLAVAIAAAAFAIYLIFQPKLPDYSVDRLRLTAFQITPGFPTTLYSQFVVTVTATNPNKKIGIYYESGSRLSVWYTNTSLSTGQLPVFYQGHRNTTVLNVVLTGQNEVGSGLQTALAEQQQTGQIPLDFYADVPVKVKLGSLKLRKVIFRVYCSLVVDSLTVDGRIGIKANDCSFRLKL, from the coding sequence ATGGCAGACCAACAGAGAGTCTACCCATACGACGTCGAGGCTCGGCCGACCGCACCACTAGCTCCACGCAACGCTCTCATCTCCGAGAAAGGTGACCCGTCGACGCCGCCCCGTATCCCTTCTTATGGCCGCCGGCCCCCGCCGCTGATCTTCTCGCCTCCTCCCAGACGCTCAAGCAACTGTTGCTGCCGCTGCCTATGCTGTTTCTTCTGCGTGCTCCTCGTCCTCGCCGTGGCCATCGCCGCCGCCGCCTTTGCAATTTATCTGATCTTCCAGCCGAAGCTGCCGGACTACTCCGTCGACCGGCTCAGGCTAACGGCCTTCCAGATCACCCCGGGCTTCCCCACGACCCTGTACTCGCAGTTCGTGGTGACGGTTACGGCCACGAACCCGAACAAGAAGATTGGGATTTACTACGAGTCCGGCAGCAGGCTGAGCGTGTGGTACACGAACACAAGCCTGTCGACGGGGCAGCTGCCGGTGTTCTACCAGGGTCACCGGAACACGACGGTCCTCAACGTGGTGTTGACGGGGCAGAACGAGGTGGGGAGCGGGTTGCAGACTGCCTTGGCGGAGCAGCAGCAGACGGGGCAGATCCCCTTGGACTTTTACGCGGATGTTCCTGTGAAGGTCAAGCTCGGAAGTTTGAAGCTCAGGAAAGTCATTTTCCGGGTCTATTGCAGTTTGGTCGTCGATAGCCTCACCGTCGACGGCCGGATCGGTATCAAAGCTAATGACTGCAGTTTCCGATTGAAGCTTTAG